TGCTCTCGGGGAAGACTCCGGCCAGTATTTTCGTGAGCTGGATCGGGAGCCGATCGCGGCGGGCTCTATAGCGCAGGTGCACGCAGGAATACGGAGCGACGGCGTACCGGTCATCGTCAAGATCCGGCGACCGGGAATCGAAAGTGTCGTGGATGCCGACATGCGTTTACTGCGGCGCATTGCCCGATTGGCACAACGCGCCAGTCCCCTTGTCGAAAGACAGAGGCCCGATGAGCTGTTGCGGTTCTTCGCCGAAAGCCTCGATCGTGAGATGGATCTGGGCGCTGAAGCACGCGCGAGTGCGGAGATCGGCAGCTATCTTGCACGGTTCGGGATCGAGACAGCCCACTTCGACAACGAGGTGAGCGGGCGCAGTCTCAATGTCCAGGAGCGGGTCGACGCGATCCCGGCGACCGACTTGGCCACACTGAGGGACGCCGGCGTGGATTTTACGTCCGTCGCGCGCGGCTATTCACGCGCGGTGCTGAGCATGATAATCTTCAACGGTCGCTTCCACGCCGATCCGCATCCGGGCAATGTGCTGATCCGCCCCGACGGGACCTTGGTGTTCATCGACTTTGGCGCGGTAGGCACTCTGCTGCCAGAGCGGCGGGACGAACTGGTGCGCCTGTCACTGGCGATCGCCGGAGAAGATATCGACGATCTGGTCGATGTTCTCCTTCAGTGGGCAGGCAATCCGGCGGTCGATCGTGAGGCGCTGAAGGCATCGCTTAATCAATTGGTCGGCAAGTTTCGCAACACGCTTCTCGACCAGATCGACCTGTCTGGCATTTTCGCCGATGTATTCGATCTTCTGCGGACTTACCAACTGGCCCTACCCGGCGACCTCGCCTTGATGCTGCGCACGCTGCTCACCGCCGAGGGGTTCGTACGCCGTCTTGACCCGCGCTTCGACATAACGTCCGAACTTGCTCCGATCGGCAAACAACTGCTGATGGAGCGCGCCAGCCTGGCAAACCTGCGCGGAAATGCCCGGCGGACAGCATCGACGCTGATACGCGCGCTTCTCGGCACCCCGGAGATCGTCGAGAACCTGGCGTCGATCGCTCGCCGCGGACAGCTGCCGATCCGGTTGGATCCTCAGGATCTTGCGCGACTGGAAAGGCCGTCAGGTGCGGCGCCCATGCGTTCCAGCGACCTGATTGCGGCAGCGCTCATCGTATCGGCAGCTATCCTGGCAGACCTATCGATAATTGCAGCCATTGGCTGTGCCTTGGCGGCGCTGACATTCTTTTTTCTTGCCCGGAGGCCGCGCTCGTGAACGAGGATCGCCTGTTGCTTCCTGGTGCCGACGGCCTGACGCTTGTCGCAAGTACATTCGGACCGGCTGACGGTTTCCCTGTGCTTCTGGCTCATGGAGGCGGACAGACACGGCGCGCCTGGAGAAAGGTCGGCACTCGCCTGGGCCGGGCCGGATACCGAGCGATTGCCCTCGATCTCAGAGGGCATGGCGAAAGTCCATGGTCCCCGACCGGCGCTTATGATGTGCACGATTTCGGCCGGGATCTCGTTGCAGTTGCGCAGAGTTTCGAGCGCAATCCGGCGCTGATCGGTGCGTCGCTGGGAGGATTGGCGGGCCTTGTGGCCGAGGGCACGATCGCGCCCGGCACGTTCGCCTCGCTAACCCTCGTAGACATTACGCCGCAAATGGAAGCGAACGGGGTCGCGCGGGTCCTCGGCTTCATGGCGCAGCACGCCCGAGAAGGGTTCGAATCGCCCGAGCACGCTTCCGCTTCAATCGCAGCATATCTGCCGCACCGCGAGAGACGGCAAAGTTCCTCGGGATTGAAGAGTTACCTTCGAAAGGCACGGGACGGGCGGTATTATTGGCACTGGGATCCGGCATTCGTCGAGAACGTTACGCGCCGACGCACCATTACCGACGACGTTTCCGCCGGGTCGACCGAGCTTGTTCAGGCTGCGTCGGCGCTGTCGCTCCCGGTCCATCTCGTGCGCGGTGGATCTAGCGACCTTGTTTCTCCCGAAGGCGCCGCTGAATTCCGGAAACTGGTTCCCCATGCAAAATTCAGCGATATCGCTGGTGCGTCGCATATGGTCGCGGGCGACGAGAACGATGC
Above is a genomic segment from Erythrobacter sp. 3-20A1M containing:
- a CDS encoding AarF/ABC1/UbiB kinase family protein; translation: MADMPPSRMSDRKRLAQVIAILGRHGLGGIVSALGSGRSQTNAHPTRPEALVEALRELGPVATKLGQILAMRSDLLGPDWTAALSQLHDRVPGVPFERVEAPLTHALGEDSGQYFRELDREPIAAGSIAQVHAGIRSDGVPVIVKIRRPGIESVVDADMRLLRRIARLAQRASPLVERQRPDELLRFFAESLDREMDLGAEARASAEIGSYLARFGIETAHFDNEVSGRSLNVQERVDAIPATDLATLRDAGVDFTSVARGYSRAVLSMIIFNGRFHADPHPGNVLIRPDGTLVFIDFGAVGTLLPERRDELVRLSLAIAGEDIDDLVDVLLQWAGNPAVDREALKASLNQLVGKFRNTLLDQIDLSGIFADVFDLLRTYQLALPGDLALMLRTLLTAEGFVRRLDPRFDITSELAPIGKQLLMERASLANLRGNARRTASTLIRALLGTPEIVENLASIARRGQLPIRLDPQDLARLERPSGAAPMRSSDLIAAALIVSAAILADLSIIAAIGCALAALTFFFLARRPRS
- a CDS encoding alpha/beta fold hydrolase, which translates into the protein MNEDRLLLPGADGLTLVASTFGPADGFPVLLAHGGGQTRRAWRKVGTRLGRAGYRAIALDLRGHGESPWSPTGAYDVHDFGRDLVAVAQSFERNPALIGASLGGLAGLVAEGTIAPGTFASLTLVDITPQMEANGVARVLGFMAQHAREGFESPEHASASIAAYLPHRERRQSSSGLKSYLRKARDGRYYWHWDPAFVENVTRRRTITDDVSAGSTELVQAASALSLPVHLVRGGSSDLVSPEGAAEFRKLVPHAKFSDIAGASHMVAGDENDAFGDAVQRFLVETHPVKL